In Penaeus chinensis breed Huanghai No. 1 chromosome 19, ASM1920278v2, whole genome shotgun sequence, a single genomic region encodes these proteins:
- the LOC125035171 gene encoding uncharacterized protein LOC125035171, which yields MEDVALFLEMVESLLREHEAGIAKEADDQAHHILSDDDDSNSSDDDSFGTMATDVPRKEDLEAGFCNQAFVSDKGEVECARQKPRPDADDASRKGTKEDEPCVNQRVQQRLNSLLMEVDAKSSRGLLRQKSLKKGVTSSGQLLGEMESIVCKPFSNPDLYDACGTSDCDSASNFDRRSCNSVPGCIKTVTTKSCTDLCDVFPTLPSSCDAVDHQPASQHKPEKQAGRRWSVGSDSRRQEASRDGHQAPHNFLAGIKLSAGKSAKDLSSPLSLLSQWIHGSAHKTQSPQEAENVREKEKDSVSSDESQEATKPQYTRL from the coding sequence ATGGAGGACGTGGCTCTGTTCCTGGAGATGGTGGAGTCGCTGCTTCGCGAGCACGAGGCGGGCATCGCGAAGGAGGCGGACGACCAGGCGCACCACATCCTCAGCGACGACGACGACTCCAACTCCTCCGACGACGATTCCTTCGGCACGATGGCGACGGACGTCCCGCGCAAGGAGGACCTCGAGGCCGGCTTCTGCAATCAGGCTTTCGTTAGCGACAAGGGTGAGGTCGAATGCGCGAGGCAAAAGCCGCGGCCCGACGCCGACGACGCCAGCAGGAAGGGCACGAAAGAGGATGAGCCCTGCGTTAACCAGAGGGTGCAGCAGCGGCTAAACTCTCTCCTGATGGAAGTAGACGCTAAATCGAGCCGAGGACTCTTGCGCCAAAAGTCACTAAAGAAAGGCGTCACTTCTTCGGGCCAGCTCCTGGGCGAGATGGAGAGCATCGTGTGCAAGCCCTTCTCCAACCCAGACCTCTACGACGCCTGCGGCACCAGCGACTGCGACTCGGCGTCGAATTTCGACCGTCGAAGCTGCAACTCCGTCCCGGGTTGCATCAAGACCGTCACCACGAAATCGTGCACGGACCTTTGTGACGTCTTCCCTACGCTGCCCTCTTCCTGCGACGCCGTCGACCACCAGCCTGCCTCCCAGCATAAACCCGAGAAGCAAGCCGGCCGCCGCTGGTCTGTCGGGAGCGATAGTCGTCGGCAGGAGGCCTCGCGCGACGGCCACCAGGCTCCCCACAACTTCCTCGCCGGCATCAAACTGTCTGCAGGGAAGAGCGCCAAGGACCTTAGCTCGCCGCTGTCTCTGCTCTCCCAGTGGATTCACGGCAGCGCTCACAAAACCCAGAGCCCACAGGAAgcggagaatgtgagagagaaagagaaggacagcgTCAGTAGTGACGAATCGCAGGAAGCCACTAAACCTCAATACACGCGGCTGTAA